One genomic segment of Strix aluco isolate bStrAlu1 chromosome 14, bStrAlu1.hap1, whole genome shotgun sequence includes these proteins:
- the GABARAPL2 gene encoding gamma-aminobutyric acid receptor-associated protein-like 2 isoform X2: MKWMFKEDHALEHRCVESAKIRAKYPDRVPVIVEKVSGSQIVDIDKRKYLVPSDITVAQFMWIIRKRIQLPSEKAIFLFVDKTVPQSSLTMGQLYEKEKDEDGFLYVAYSGENTFGF; this comes from the exons ATGAAGTGGATGTTCAAGGAGGACCACGCGCTGG AGCACAGATGTGTCGAGTCGGCAAAAATCCGAGCCAAATACCCTGACCGTGTCCCG GTCATAGTGGAGAAGGTCTCAGGATCTCAGATAGTTGATATTGACAAGAGGAAGTACTTGGTTCCATCTGACATCACCGTGGCTCAGTTCATGTGGATCATCAGGAAGAGGATTCAGCTGCCATCTGAGAAAGCAATATTCCTCTTTGTAGACAAGACTGTCCCCCAATCCAG cTTAACCATGGGACAACTTTATGAGAAGGAAAAGGATGAGGATGGATTCTTGTATGTTGCCTACAGTGGAGAGAACACATTTGGTTTCTGA
- the TMEM231 gene encoding transmembrane protein 231 yields the protein MAGVELFSHPALLTRYRAGLCSAAALALALLTVLTYVPPLLVAYRSHGFWLKQSAYLEQPTVRFRYEVLFVATTGPGPSSFLAWSTFPAFNRLQEDRLRVPLLSTREEDKNQDGKMDQLYFKLELPLQPTEHVVGVQLILLFSYQLYRMSTLVMQSMAFLQFFSPVPGSQLYMNGDLKLNQRQLLNHCGLDTRYNVSVVNGTSPFASDYDLKNIIAAYWDRNVTTVFSDPNPLWMTGRAADTPFIINATIRYPVEVILYQPGFWEVIKFAWIQYVSILLIFLWVFGRIKMFVFQNQVLTTTAISPVLPVSPVLSYKQHQS from the exons ATGGCCGGCGTGGAGCTGTTCTCGCACCCTGCGCTGCTCACGCGGTACCGGGCCGGGCTCTGCTCCGCCGCAGCGCTGGCGCTGGCGCTCCTCACGGTGCTCACCTACGTGCCGCCGCTGCTGGTGGCCTACCGGAGCCACG GTTTCTGGCTGAAGCAGAGCGCGTACCTGGAGCAGCCCACGGTGCGGTTCCGGTACGAGGTGCTCTTCGTGGCCACCACCGGGCCCGGCCCGAGCAGCTTCTTGGCGTGGAGCACGTTCCCAGCGTTCAACAGGCTCCAGGAGGACCGGCTGCGAGTCCCGCTGCTGTCG ACTAGAGAAGAAGACAAAAATCAAGATGGCAAAATGGATCAGTTGTATTTTAAATTGGAACTTCCGCTACAACCTACAGAGCATGTAGTTGGTGTTCAGCTGATTCTACTCTTTTCCTACCAGCTTTAT AGAATGTCAACACTTGTGATGCAGAGCatggcttttcttcagtttttttctcctgtgccAGGGTCTCAACTCTATATGAATGGAGACCTGAAACTGAACCAGAGGCAATTACTTAACCATTGTGGACTGGATACCAGATACAAT GTGTCTGTGGTCAATGGCACAAGTCCTTTTGCGAGTGACTATGATCTAAAAAACATCATCGCAGCATATTGGGATAGAAATG TGACAACAGTCTTTTCAGATCCCAACCCTCTTTGGATGACTGGAAGAGCAGCAGATACACCATTTATCATTAACGCCACTATTCGTTACCCAGTGGAAGTTATCTTATATC AGCCAGGATTTTGGGAAGTTATTAAATTTGCCTGGATCCAGTATGTCAGCATTCTCCTTATCTTTCTTTGGGTGTTTGGTAGGATTAAAATGTTTGTGTTCCAGAATCAGGTCTTGACTACAACTGCAATATCACCAGTTCTGCCAGTGTCTCCAGTACTGTCCTACAAACAGCACCAGTCCTGA
- the GABARAPL2 gene encoding gamma-aminobutyric acid receptor-associated protein-like 2 isoform X1: protein MKWMFKEDHALEHRCVESAKIRAKYPDRVPVIVEKVSGSQIVDIDKRKYLVPSDITVAQFMWIIRKRIQLPSEKAIFLFVDKTVPQSSAVELLATGKKKKGHIVSSHTFMMRCHISGGKTGS from the exons ATGAAGTGGATGTTCAAGGAGGACCACGCGCTGG AGCACAGATGTGTCGAGTCGGCAAAAATCCGAGCCAAATACCCTGACCGTGTCCCG GTCATAGTGGAGAAGGTCTCAGGATCTCAGATAGTTGATATTGACAAGAGGAAGTACTTGGTTCCATCTGACATCACCGTGGCTCAGTTCATGTGGATCATCAGGAAGAGGATTCAGCTGCCATCTGAGAAAGCAATATTCCTCTTTGTAGACAAGACTGTCCCCCAATCCAG TGCTGTAGAACTGCtagcaacaggaaagaaaaagaaagggcaCATTGTCTCATCTCACACGTTCATGATGAGATGTCACATCTCTGGTGGAAAAACAGGGTCTTGA